The Moorena producens PAL-8-15-08-1 genomic interval GCTATAAGTAGCTGTACTCTAATCAAGGAGTTAGATTATGAGTGGAATTGTAGGTATTTACAATCTTGATGGTCGCCCCGTGGAGCGCGAAAAGATCGGGGGCATGGTGGATATCCTGGCGCACCGGGGACCAGATGGCGCTGAGGTTTGGTGCGATGATCGCTGTGTTGGTTTAGGACATCGGATGTTATGGACGACACCTGAATCTTTATTAGAGCAATTACCTTTAAAAGACCGCACTGGTAATTTAATACTGACAGCGGATGCTCGCATTGATAATCGGGATGAGCTTATTTCTGCACTGGAATTAAACGATCGTCCAGCCGAGAAAATTACTGATAGCAATTTAATCTTGGCTGCTTACGAGAAATGGGGGCGAGACTGTCCTGGTAAGCTAATTGGTGACTTTGCCTTTGCTATCTGGGATAAGCGTAAGCAGCTATTGTTTTGTGCCAGAGATTATATGGGGGTTAAGCCATTTTATTATCACTATCAGCCTGGTAAATTGTTTGTCTTTGCTTCGGAAATAAAAGGATTATTCTGTTTAGATGCAGTACCCCGTAACGTCAATGAAGCCAAAGTTGGTATTTATCTGTGTCAGTTAAGTGGGTTTGCCAAATTAAAGCCCGATACTTTCTATCAAGATATTCTGCGTCTGCTTCCCGCCCACTGGATGGAAGTGAGCCAGAATGGGATAGAATCCCAGTCTTTTTGGGATTTAGATGCCGAAGCAAAGAAGATACAGCAGACTTTAAAGACTGATGCTGACTATGTGGAGGAATTCCGCAAGCGATTTACCGAGGCGATAGGGTGTCGTCTGCGGAGTGCTTACCCAGTAGCGTCTACTCTCAGTGGTGGTGTCGATTCTTCTTCCGTTAGTTGTGTGGCGCGGAATTTGTTGCGGGAGAAAAATAGTGATGCAGAATTGTTAACGATTTATTCTGATTGTGATACTCCTTCGGCTGATGAGACGGCTTATGTAGATACCGTATTGGCCCAGGGTGGTTTTAAGCATCATGTTGCGAAAGTAGGTAATCCCATTAGTGCTGCCCAAACCGTTACCCCTTGGTTAGACCAACCAGTGCAAATGCCTACCCCAGCCATGTTGTTGGCGATTGTTCGGGAGGTCAAACAACAAGGTGCAAGGGTGGTGTTAACGGGACATGATGGGGATACTATTGTTTCCCACGGTACGGATTATCCTCATGAGTTACTGGAATTAGGGGAATGGGAAAAGCTTCTAAAAATAGTAGAAGGTCGTTATCAAAATAAGTCTGATAGTGCTAAGGAAATTGAGGCAGATTTATATCAATATATTGTGCCTTATGCTACAGAATTAATTAAAAAGTTTGAATGGCATAACTATATTAGTATCTTTTATAAATCCGCTAACTATTGGCAGTTTAATCCGCCCAGAAATATTAAGTTATTTTTACGAAGCATCTATAACAATTTTCCTATGCTAAACTGGAATCACTATAATTCAATTATTGCAAAAAGCCTGGCAAAGTCTATTAAATTAGGTAAATTACTCCGAGATGAGTTCAATTATCAATTTGGCTACTTACCTACTGAATATTTAAACCATTACCGAGCCATAACTTCGGGCAATATGCAGGAAGGTAGCGAACAAATTGATGGGATTAGTGCAGCAGTTAGCATCGAACCTCGTCATCCTTTTTTAGATAAAAGAGTTATTGAGTTGTGTTTAGCAGCACCCGCTCATTTGAAATACTGTAATGGTTTTGGGCGCGGTGTAATGCGAAGGGCGATGAAGGGTATATTACCTGAAGAAGTTCGTCGGCGTAGAAGCAAGGTAGATTTTTATGGATTTATTATCAACAGGATGGAAACTGCTGAAAGCAGTGTAATTAAAAAATTATTGTTAGAGCAAAAATCAAATTTATTCCATTACCTAAATACGAATGCTGTACAAGAAGACTATCAAAAGTTTTCAAACTCTGCGGCTAAATGGCAGCAGAGGAGGCGAGAAGCCAGGATGATTAATTGTGCGATTTACTTATCACTTTGGTTAAAGTTAATCGACTAATTGTACTTAACTAATTTTCGGCAATCGCCTTAACAAATCAAACGACTCAAGGAGTAAACCAATGAGCATTGACACCGAAAACATGGAAAACAATATGAATAGTCTTGTTTATGAACAACCAACTCTCAAAAATTATGGAACAATGAAGAGCCTTACCCTTGGAACCGGAGGAAGTCCCAGTGATGCCCTGGGCACAAGCGATGCAGCCGTCAACGACTTCAATAATTCAAATCCTGTTGATAGTTTTGCACCTGGTGTTCCTGATGTTGTTCATGATGGATTTGGCGGCACCGTTAATGCCAACGATCCCGATAATTAAAAACCTAATTAAATCTTCATCCTGTACTTGGTATTTGATGAAATTTAATTAATTACGGCTTATGTGGGTTAACTGCTAAAAGGACGTAAATATGTTCACATTACTATTGTTTATGGTTTTGGGACAGTGCGATCGCTTGATCCTAGGGTGGCTTAGGCGGGGATAACCATTCAAACTCAACCATAACTTATCAATCCAACCTAACCCACCAACCAACAACTCAATAAATCGTAAGGTGGGCATTGCCCACCCTACCTATGGCATTTCTACTGAAAAAGGCTTGATTTAAAATTTATTGTTAGAGCAAAAATCAAATTTATCCCATTACCTAAATACCAATGCTGTACAATAAGACTATCAATATTTTTCAAACTCTGCGGCTAAATGGCAGCAGAGAAGGCGAGAATTCAGGATGATTAATTCTGCGATTTACTTATCAATTTGGTTAAAGTGAATCGAATAATTGTACTTAACTAATTTCCGGCAATCGCCTTAACAAATCAAACGACTCAAGGAGTAAACCAATGAGCATTGACATCGAAAACATGGAAAACAATATGAATAGTCTCGTTTATGAACAACCAACTCTCAAAAATTATGGAACAATGAAGAGCCTTACCCTTGGAGCCGGAGGAAGTGGCGCTGATGGTGCTAGGGAATCTCTAGTTGGTACTGATGCAGCCTCAGACGACTTCAATAGTGCAAATCCTGTTGATAGTTTTGCACCTGGTGTTGCTGATGTTGTTCATGATGGAAATGGCGGCCTTGCTCCCTTCGATCCCGACTAATTAAAAACCTAATTAAATCTTCATCCTGTACTTGGTATTTGATGAAATTTAATTAATTACGGCTTATGTGAGTTAACTGCTAAAAGGAAGTAACTATGTTCACATTACTATTGTTTATGGTTTTGCGACAGCCTGAAAGCCTTGATATGCAATAATTTTTTTAACTCACATAATACGTGACCTAGTAGAGTGGACAATGTCCACTCTACTGTGGATACTTAAATCCTAGAAATGATTAGTCAATTAAATCTTTAGAATTGCAAAACTCTATCAACAAATGTTTCACTACCAAGCTTATGGATTAACTATTCAGTCAGTATTCTTACTTACCGAACTAACAAAAAGTAAAAAGACAGCCGATATTTACATCCAAAAAGGTAAAGTAAAACTACCACAATTAGAACCAACTTCCATTAACCGTCAAGGCAAAGAAGCTCACTTTGGTGGCAACACTCAAGAAGCCTACTTGCGCTGGCATGGCATAGCAACCTTACTAGCAAAAAACGGTGATACTATCATCGTTGATTCTGACTCAGATGATATCGATCCCCAACTATTAAGCCTCTATATCTTAAGCGAAGCATTAGGCTTAATACTCTATCAAAGAGGCTTGTTTCTCCTCCATGCCAGTGCGGTAAAAATTGGCGAACAGGTAGTGATATTTGCTGGTTGTCCAGGTGCGGGTAAATCTACCACTGCTGCTGCTTTTGCCAAACTCGGTTACACAGTTGTATCTGACGACATGGTTGCTATCGACTTGAATTCAGGGGATAAACCAATGGTATATCCCGCTTTCCCCCAGATCAAAATCTGGCCACCAACAGTAGAAGGACTTGGTTACGATATATCCACTTTACCAACTCTTTATCCTGGTTCCCGCAAACGAGTAATTAGGAAACCAGAAAACTTTCCCACTCAACCCTTTCCTCTGGCTCATATCTTCTTCTTAGAAGATGGTAGGGATTTTAACGTTACTCCCATGGCAGGAAACGATGCTTTTTTAACTTTGGCGCGTTTCTTTCCTTTACCAAGTCAACTATTGGCAGAAAAAAACCTTGAGCATTATTTTCAACAGTGTCTACAATTAATTAGTCAAGTCGATCTATGGAAAATAGAAAAACCGAAAGACTTTAGGATACTCAAGGAGCTAATTACTTGGGTTGAGCAAAAAATAGAAACAACTCATCAGTCTGCTCAAGATGTTTACTTATTACAGCAGTAATTGGGTCAGGTACAAATTCTTGGGTTTTAGGGAGCAGGGAGCAGGTAAGAGGAACCCACCCCTAGGGCATGTTTTCAAAGTTTTCCGCAAGATTATGATCCCCCCCAGCCCCCCAAGGGGGGAGCCATACGGGTGCATCTCATATTTGTAAAAAAGTTGCGTAGGGTGCGTTAGGGGGGGCCTCATTTTCCGCCTCGTAGTCAGGGTTTAGACAGCCCGCCCCGTAACGCACCACCTTGTCAAACAACAAAAATGAGATGCACCCGAGCCATACTCAAAGTCTCCCTTTTTTAAGGGGGATTTAGGGGGATCTCCGAGTTTGAAAACACGCCCTAACCCCTCCCAGGAGGGGAAGAGGGAAGAAGGAAAAAATACTGTGTACCTGATAGCTATGAAAAACGCTGTAAATTAGAACAAGGACATAACCATGAAAACCGAAATCAAAACTATAGCCAATAAACTAGTCAGTCTCTCTTATGAGAAACTGACTACATATTCCAAATTTGAAAACTTAATTCACCCCTTTACTTCAGAAGAATTCTTCCAACACTACTACGAAAAAAACTATCTTCACATTGCCAGAAATAATCAAAACTATTACGATGCTATCCTCAATACTGACGATATCGATTTATTCTTCCAAAATAAATCTTTACAATCAAACTGCCTCAGAGTAGTTGAAAAAGGAAACGAATTGCCAGCCTATAAATGGACCCATCGCAATTCATCAATTGCCAATAATGATACCTTATTTGTTCTCTTCAATCAGGGTAAAACCCTAATTATTAATTCTGGGAATAGCTCAATTATAAAATTAGTTAACTACTGTAGCGACTTAGAAAAAGAATTAAAATTCCGCTTACAGTTTAATATCTATATCACTCCCCATAATTCCCAAGGATTTGCCCCTCATTACGATGACCACGATGTCTTCATCATGCAAACTACCGGAACAAAAGTATGGCGTTTATATAACACTCCCCTTGAATTACCGTCTCGCAAACAACCCTACTGGAAAATTAAAGATCAATATGAATTAGGGGAGCCTACTTTTGAAGTAGAATTAACACCAGGGGATTTATTATATATTCCCAGAGGTTTAATTCACGATGCCTTAACTACACATACCGCTTCGGTTCATATCACCTTGGGTTTCCATCCTAACTATTGGTTTGAAATCCTGCAAGAAATCGCCGAATTAGCGGAAGAAAAAGCCGAGTTTAGAAAAGCTGTTCCCAACGGCATAACTGGCGAAAGTTATCAGAGTCAGTTCAAGCAAGACTTTTTGAATCTTACTCAATCTTTAATTAATAATCTAGACCTAGACGAGATTCTAGAACGAAAATTTGACCAGTATATCGATAGCAAATTATCCGAAGACCAAAATCGGTTTAAAGATTCGATTCAAGTCAACCAACTCACCTTAAATTCAGTTTTAGCTAAACGACAAAATATCTTTTATAAACTAGAGCGAGATGACGAAAATGTATACGTCAACTTCTACGGAAAAAAACTCGATTTTCCACGCTTTACTGAACCTTCCATTAATACCCTATTACAATCCCAATCTTTTGCTGTTAAAGATATTGGCGGACTAGTTACTGACGAAGGAAAAATTGATTTAGCGACTAAATTTATTCAAGAAGGCTTTTTAACGATAGAACAAATAAGCTAAAGGCAAAAGGCAAAAGGCAAAAGGCAAAAGGTGAATGGCATATATCTTTTTTATTTGATTTCAAGAATATACAGTTTAAATGCACAACAGCTTATAGCATTTCTAAATCAATTAGAAAAAGCGATGCAGCGCAGGGGGAGCCAGTGCGGTATTGTGCATCAAGACAATAATTACCGTTTTTGACCTTACCCAAAATCCTTCTATAGTTTATTAACTCTTGCCTCTTGCCCGCCCCCCTTACTAAGGGGGGTTAGGGGGGATTCCTCTTGCCTTTCCAAAGCGGGAGTATGTTCACAATTCCAATAAAAATGCTATAAATGCCTAGAATTAAACGCGCACTTCTGTTTGTCTGGCATAGTGCGCCTACTTTAACCACTATCAAAGTCATTCTAATTATTGTCCAAGGGTTACTACCCCTAGCCTTGCTCTATCTAACCAAGTTAGTTGTAGATACAGTTGCTACCAGCCTCACTCTATCGGATAAACAAGCCGCCTTCAGTCAGATAATGTTTCTCCTTGCTGTTGCTGGGGGAGTAACCTTAGTAACTAGCGTTTCCCAGTCTCTATCTCAACTTGTTAGTATTCTCCAGTCTCAAAAAGTTACCGACTACATGGAAGGGATGCTTCATGACAAGTCGATGGCAGTAGACTTAGAGTACTATGAAAATGCCGAATACTACGATATGTTGCAACGGGCACAACGAGATGCTCCGGAACTCCCGAACCAAATTCTCCATCGTCTGGCAGAAATTGGTCAAAATAGCGTTTCTTTATTAGCAATAGTCGGCTTGTTACTTTCTTTTCATTGGGGAATTGCAGGAGTTTTATTTGTTGTCGGCATTCCTACTATGTTAGTGCGTCTTAAATATGCCAAAATTATGTATCATTGGCAGCGAGAACGAACCCCGATCAGAAGACGAGCTAACTATTATGGCGGTTTGCTAACTAGAGATAGACCAGCTAAAGAAATTCGTCTGTTTAATTTGGGTAGTGTTTTTAGTCAGCGCTTTCATCAGTTGCGATGGCAACTATACCGAGAAAGCTTTACTATTGCCAAAAGCCGTTCTATGGCAAACCTGGGGGCACAGGGTTTTAGTGGCATCATCATGCTTGCTGGCTATGGTTTTATTATTTATCAAACCGTTCAAGGTCTCCTTACTATAGGAGATTTAGCTCTTTATCATCAAGCATTGAGACGAGGACAAACTGCTTTTAGTGGGGTTTTAAGTAGCTTATCTGGTTTTTATGAGAATAGTTTGTTTCTCAATAATCTCTACGAGTTTCTCGATCTCCAACCCAAAATTACAGAACTACCTCATCCCAAATTAGTACCGCAACCAATACAGAACGGAATTGTCTTTAATAATGTTAGTTTTCAATATGCTAATACGACTCGTCAGGCTCTCAAAACTATTAACCTGACGCTACAACCAGGAGAAACTATTGCCTTAGTAGGAGAAAACGGTTCGGGAAAAACCACCCTAATCAAACTATTATGCCGTTTATACGAACCCACTTCTGGCAGTATTACTATTGATGGCATCGATTTACGCCAATTTCAACTCGACCATCTACGCCAGCAAATCAGTGTTATTTTCCAAGACTATATGAAATATCATCTCACTGCCCAGGAAAATATCTGGTTGGGTAATGTTGCTCTTTCTCCCACTGATAACCAAATAAGTAAAGCAGCTTTTCGTTCTGGTGCAGATCGAGTCATCAATACCTTACCCAATGGTTATGACACTATGCTAGGTAAGCTATTTGACCAAGGGGAACAACTCAGTATCGGGCAATGGCAGAAAATCGCTTTGGCAAGAGCATTTCTACGAGACTCCCAGGTAATAGTTTTAGATGAACCTACTTCTGCTATGGACCCCAAGGCAGAATATGAGGTGTTTCAGAAGTTTCGTCAACTGATAAAAGACCAAGCTGCTATCCTAATCAGTCATCGCCTATCCACTGTAAAAATGGCCGATCGCATTTATGTAATGGATAAAGGTTCTATTACCGAAAGCGGTACTCATGAGGAATTGATGCAGCTAGATGGAACTTACGCCTATTTATTTGAAACCCAAGCTCAAAATTACCGATAAACGCTTTATGACTACCTTAGTTCAACCAGAAATTAAAACACTATTAGGAGTCACTAACCCCGAAGTAGTCCTAAATAAGTAAGGATGAGTTCTAATGATGAATGAAGACCATATATAGCAATTCTCGAAAACTACTTCTCCCCTCTCTCCCCACACTCTTCCCCTTCCGATTCCCTAAGCGCCGAAGTTCAACACTTCTGCTCCCGAGCTCTCCCCTCAGGGCTACATTAACTGTCCAGGGATTTACTCCCCTGAACAGGTGGAGGGATGGAAATTAGTTACCGAGATGGTTCATGGTAAAGGTGGACGGATATTCCTGCAACTATGGCATAGTGGTCGCGTCGCTCATCTCTCGTTACTCAATGGTGAAGACCCTGTAGCGCCTAGTGCGATCGCAGCGGAAGGTCAACTTCATACCCCCATTGGCAAAGTTAACCTGGACATTCCTCGCCCTCTAGAAACCGACGAAATTCCTGAAATTGTCGAGCAGTTCCGCAAAGGAGCAGAAAATGCCATGCTAGCAGGATTTGATGGCATTGAGCTTCATGGTGCTTTTGGTTACTTGATCGACCAGTTTCTCCAAGATGGTTCCAACCAACGCAGCGATCGCTACGGTGGATCCATAGAAAACCGCGCTCGATTCCTGCTAGAGGTTGTCGAAGCTGTCACTAGCGTCTGGGGAGGTAACCGAGTAGGCATCAAACTCTCTCCCAGCAACACTTTCTATGGGATGAGAGACTCAAACCCTAAAGCAACCTTCAGCTATGTGATCAATGCTCTCAATCCCTTTGACTTAGCCTACATTCACCTGATGGAACCCAATGAAGTGGATTTAGGAACCCGCGAGGTACTCAATCGAGTCACCCCCCTATTTCGCCCTATCTACAACGGTACGATTATCACCAACGGCGGCTACAACAAAGAGCAGGGAAACACTATCTTGGCATCGGGTGATGCAGATTTAGTTTCCTTCGGCAAGCTGTTTCTTGCTAATCCCGATTTACCTGAAATTCATAAAGAAGGCTCCCGCCATAATCTTTGATTTGGCGGTGAGATGAATTTCTGCAGACAAAAAAAGGACGGGGAGATTGTCCAAATCCGACGTTGGTTTGTGGTAAAATGAATTTATGATAGTTAGAGAAGCTAAACTGCTAAACGGATCATTAGCCCAATACCAAGCTTTAGATGAAGCTATACGAACCGCTCAATTCATCAGGAACAAGGCGGTTAGACTATGGCGTGATCAGCCAAAAGTAAACAAGGCTCGTCTATCTCTGTTGTGCAAAGAATTGGCTGGTGAGTTTCCCTTTGCTAAGAAGTTGAACTCAATGGCTCGTCAAGCTTCTGCTGAAAGGGCATGGCTGTCAATCTCTAACTTCTATCGACGTTGTAGAGAGGGTGCTAAAAAGAAAGGTTATCCTCAGTTCAAGAAACATTCTCGCTCAGTTGAGTATAAAACCACGGGGTGGAAACTTTCACCTGATTGCATGACCATCAACTTCACTGACGGGTTCAAGGCGGGTCGGTTTTCTGTGTTCTGCAACTATGAAACACGAGAGGACTTGTTCAGACTCAAAATCAATCGGGTACGAGTGATCAGACGAGCCGACGGTTATTACGCCCAGTTCTGCTTTGATGCTAACCGAAAAGAGAAAGGTAGCTATACTGGGAATGTGGCGGGTCTTGATTTAGGTATCAAGTATTTCTACAAAGACCAAAACAACAATGCTGCCATCTACCCTAAGTATCTTAGGCAAGCTGAAAAGCGGTTAAAAAAACTACAACGTCGATTGTCCAGAAAGTTTGTAAGAGGTAAAAAACCTCAATCAAACAACTACCACAAAGCTAGAATTCGACTGGGTAAATGCCATTTAAAGGTTCAAAGACAGCGTAAAGACTGGGCTGTGAAACAAGCTCGGTGCGTAGTCCACTCTCACGATGTGGTTGTCTATGAAGACCTCAAAATAAGCAATATGGTCAAGAACCATCACTTGGCAAAGTCGATATCCGATGCCGGTTGGTATCAATTCACCCAATGGTTAAACTACTACGGGAATATTTGGGATAAGACTGTGATTGCGGTCAAGCCAAACTACACCAGTCAAGATTGTTATAACTGTGGTTATCGGGTGAAAAAATCTCTCAGTACCAGAACTCACAAATGTCCTCGTTGTCAAACAGAAATTTGTAGAGACACGAACGCTGCTCTCAACATTTTGAAGCGTGGCTTAGAAGTTTTAGGTATTGAGTACAACAGCGGTGCTACCCCGCACGGGTTCCCCGTGCTAGGAAACGCGCACCAAGAGAGTACCCAAGGGCATTGGGAAACTGCCGTTGATTCGGAAACGCTTGGGGAGAGTGCAACCTCTGTTGATGAGAGGAAACTTGATTCAATAAGTTGTCTCAATGAACCAAGAATCACATATTGTGAGAATCCCCCGTTAGAATCTCCGATTTAACGGGGGAGTATGTCAACCAAACGGTTTGAACTAAATGCCCAATTAAATACACCCAATCCTAAGACATTTTACGGTCGAGGGGACAAGGATTTAGAAAAGGGGTATACAGACTACCCATTCCTTTAAAAATAAACCTAAGCATTCAGCGCTCAGCGGTCAGTTATCAGCTTATGCGCTACTTGAGATGCTACTTGAGGTGCTATCAGCTATCAGCCAACGGCTGACTGCTGACTGCTGACTGCTGACTGCTTACGAACAAAGTACCTCACCGAATTGATAACTGCTATTTATACTAGTAATAAAGGAGGTATAGAAAAGAAAATGGTTACTCAAATAAACAACCAAACCTCTGAAATAATCTACCCGGAAAGTGACGGCTTCCCCTTGGCAGACAATACCATTCAATTTCGCGCTTATTACAACAATTCAAGGGGGAATCGATGCCCTGTTTAAAAATAATCCTAATGTTTTTGTAGCTGGGGATTTATTTTGGTATCCAGTGGAGGGTGAACCGAATACTAAGCAAGCTCCTGATGTAATGGTTGTGTTTGGTAGACCCAAAGGCGATGAAGCGAAGCTTCCGCTAAAAGCGATCGCAGATCCTACAAACAGTGGGAGGAAGACAATCGTCCACCGCAAGTGGTGTTTGAAATCGCATCCTGGAGCAACACTAAGACTGAGTTAGAGGAGAATAAATTCAGGTTTTACCAACGCTACGGGGTAGAAGAATACTACATCTTTGACCCAGACCAAGGGGTTTTGAAGGGTTGGTTACGTTCTGGCGAGACACATTCTGGCAAGACATTAGAAGCGATTGAGCTGATGTCTGGCTGGGTGAGTCCCCGATTGAAAGTGAGGTTTGAGTTGTCAGACCAAACCCTTCAACTCTATCAGCCCAATGGGGAGGGTTTTGCTACTTACATAGAAATTGTTGAACAGAGGGAACAGGAAAGACAAGACAAAGAACTCCAGGGTCAACGAGCTCAACGAGCTGAAGCGGCTTTAGAACAAGCTGAAGCGGCTTTAGTTGAAGAACAGAGGCGTACCCAAGGGTTGAGCGATCGCTTGAAAGCTTTGGGAATTGATCCAGATCAGTGTTGAAAATGACAACTTTAAAATTAACAAGTAACAAGTAACAAGTAACAAGTAAAACTTAAAAAGTATAGCGTTTTTCATAGTTATGAGGTAAACTCAATTTTCGCAACTCCTACTCCCTACTCCCTACTCCCTACTCCCTACTCCCTACTCCCTGTTCCCTGTTCCCTTTGGAAAAGTACCAATTAACAAACTGTCATCAGCACATCCTGATGCATCCTTGCCCGGTCTACTAATGACTGAATTTGATCTTTAGTCAATGCTTCACCATTAGCATAGTGTTCTAGCCAGGTTTTACTAATCACATTGGGGTCATCTGGTAAACTAGCAACATCCCATCCAGGTAAATCCAGTTGCTCCATCAAGTAGTTAACTTTGGGGTCATAACTGAGGGCAAAACATCGACATTCTTCCGCTGCTGCCATAATCAAACTGTGGTAGCGCATGCCAATCGCCATTTCCACCCCCCGAAATAATCCTTTCAATTCTCTAGGGTCTTCTATAGAAAAGATCTGATGGGGACCGGTTAACTCAGACGCAATAGATTGGGCAATGGCCAAATCTCGGGAAGCTTGGAAAGGAACTAATAAAATACAGGTTTGTGTGGCTTTCTGAAAATCCACTAAGGCATGGGTCAGATTCTTCAGGCGTTTGGGAGTTAGGGTAGAATGCGATCGCAAAGTAACTGCTACTCTTGGTGCTGGTAAATCCCACAATCCTGGTACAGGTTTGGAGTCTAATGCCCAAACTGGATCGGGAGCCATAATAAAGGGAATTTCCCAATCCGCTAACAGTGTCGCTGAGCCATAATCCCTGACACTGACTGCTGTACATCCGGTGAACGACCGCTGGGCTAGCGAACCAATCAGCCGACGCTTAATTGGACCAACCCCCTGAGCCCAAGCAATGGTTTTGAGACCCATCCTTTGGGCTAATCCCATTAAACCACAGTAGTAGAGAGGGCTAGCGGCACTAGTCACATCTTGGATTAAACTACCACCTCCCCAGATGAAGAGTTCGGAAAGGCGCATGGCCTTGAGCACTGGTAGGGTAGACATGCGATCGCAACTTTCTACTCCATAGCGCTGACGAGTTTGACTAGGGTTACCGGAAAGGACTATCGGCTTCACTGACTTTGGTAGCATTTGCAGCAGTGACGCTAACAATGCTTCATCGCCACCATTGCCCTTGCCGTAATATCCACATAAAACTGCTTTGACTTGCTTCATGCCTTCAACTCGTCTTGCCTACTACTCCCTATATTCCCATCCGTTAGCGTAAAAGAAATACCAATTAAAGTAGGGTGGGCAAAGTAATATTATCTAGAATACTCACCCATAACCAAACTATTTTTGCCCACCCTACAAGCTATAGTCCCATCTGTTAACCGATCCGTTAACCCATCAATTGCCCCTGATTGCATGCTATTGCATGGGATCAATAGCGTTTAAAAGAAATACCAATTAAAGTAGGGTGGGCAAAGTAATATTATCTAGAATACTCACCCATAACCAAACTATTTTTGCCCACCCTACAAGCTATAGTCCCATCTGTTAACCGATCCGTTAACCGATCAATTGCCCCTGATTGCATCCTTAGGCATGGGATCAATAGCGTGTAAAAAAAATACCAATTAAAGTAGGGTTGGCAAAGTAATATTATTTAGAATACTCACCCATAACCAAACTATTTTTGCCCACCCTACAAGCTATAGTCCGATTAAAGTAGGGT includes:
- a CDS encoding lasso peptide isopeptide bond-forming cyclase — protein: MSGIVGIYNLDGRPVEREKIGGMVDILAHRGPDGAEVWCDDRCVGLGHRMLWTTPESLLEQLPLKDRTGNLILTADARIDNRDELISALELNDRPAEKITDSNLILAAYEKWGRDCPGKLIGDFAFAIWDKRKQLLFCARDYMGVKPFYYHYQPGKLFVFASEIKGLFCLDAVPRNVNEAKVGIYLCQLSGFAKLKPDTFYQDILRLLPAHWMEVSQNGIESQSFWDLDAEAKKIQQTLKTDADYVEEFRKRFTEAIGCRLRSAYPVASTLSGGVDSSSVSCVARNLLREKNSDAELLTIYSDCDTPSADETAYVDTVLAQGGFKHHVAKVGNPISAAQTVTPWLDQPVQMPTPAMLLAIVREVKQQGARVVLTGHDGDTIVSHGTDYPHELLELGEWEKLLKIVEGRYQNKSDSAKEIEADLYQYIVPYATELIKKFEWHNYISIFYKSANYWQFNPPRNIKLFLRSIYNNFPMLNWNHYNSIIAKSLAKSIKLGKLLRDEFNYQFGYLPTEYLNHYRAITSGNMQEGSEQIDGISAAVSIEPRHPFLDKRVIELCLAAPAHLKYCNGFGRGVMRRAMKGILPEEVRRRRSKVDFYGFIINRMETAESSVIKKLLLEQKSNLFHYLNTNAVQEDYQKFSNSAAKWQQRRREARMINCAIYLSLWLKLID
- a CDS encoding cupin domain-containing protein, giving the protein MKTEIKTIANKLVSLSYEKLTTYSKFENLIHPFTSEEFFQHYYEKNYLHIARNNQNYYDAILNTDDIDLFFQNKSLQSNCLRVVEKGNELPAYKWTHRNSSIANNDTLFVLFNQGKTLIINSGNSSIIKLVNYCSDLEKELKFRLQFNIYITPHNSQGFAPHYDDHDVFIMQTTGTKVWRLYNTPLELPSRKQPYWKIKDQYELGEPTFEVELTPGDLLYIPRGLIHDALTTHTASVHITLGFHPNYWFEILQEIAELAEEKAEFRKAVPNGITGESYQSQFKQDFLNLTQSLINNLDLDEILERKFDQYIDSKLSEDQNRFKDSIQVNQLTLNSVLAKRQNIFYKLERDDENVYVNFYGKKLDFPRFTEPSINTLLQSQSFAVKDIGGLVTDEGKIDLATKFIQEGFLTIEQIS
- a CDS encoding ABC transporter ATP-binding protein, with amino-acid sequence MPRIKRALLFVWHSAPTLTTIKVILIIVQGLLPLALLYLTKLVVDTVATSLTLSDKQAAFSQIMFLLAVAGGVTLVTSVSQSLSQLVSILQSQKVTDYMEGMLHDKSMAVDLEYYENAEYYDMLQRAQRDAPELPNQILHRLAEIGQNSVSLLAIVGLLLSFHWGIAGVLFVVGIPTMLVRLKYAKIMYHWQRERTPIRRRANYYGGLLTRDRPAKEIRLFNLGSVFSQRFHQLRWQLYRESFTIAKSRSMANLGAQGFSGIIMLAGYGFIIYQTVQGLLTIGDLALYHQALRRGQTAFSGVLSSLSGFYENSLFLNNLYEFLDLQPKITELPHPKLVPQPIQNGIVFNNVSFQYANTTRQALKTINLTLQPGETIALVGENGSGKTTLIKLLCRLYEPTSGSITIDGIDLRQFQLDHLRQQISVIFQDYMKYHLTAQENIWLGNVALSPTDNQISKAAFRSGADRVINTLPNGYDTMLGKLFDQGEQLSIGQWQKIALARAFLRDSQVIVLDEPTSAMDPKAEYEVFQKFRQLIKDQAAILISHRLSTVKMADRIYVMDKGSITESGTHEELMQLDGTYAYLFETQAQNYR
- a CDS encoding RNA-guided endonuclease InsQ/TnpB family protein, with the translated sequence MIVREAKLLNGSLAQYQALDEAIRTAQFIRNKAVRLWRDQPKVNKARLSLLCKELAGEFPFAKKLNSMARQASAERAWLSISNFYRRCREGAKKKGYPQFKKHSRSVEYKTTGWKLSPDCMTINFTDGFKAGRFSVFCNYETREDLFRLKINRVRVIRRADGYYAQFCFDANRKEKGSYTGNVAGLDLGIKYFYKDQNNNAAIYPKYLRQAEKRLKKLQRRLSRKFVRGKKPQSNNYHKARIRLGKCHLKVQRQRKDWAVKQARCVVHSHDVVVYEDLKISNMVKNHHLAKSISDAGWYQFTQWLNYYGNIWDKTVIAVKPNYTSQDCYNCGYRVKKSLSTRTHKCPRCQTEICRDTNAALNILKRGLEVLGIEYNSGATPHGFPVLGNAHQESTQGHWETAVDSETLGESATSVDERKLDSISCLNEPRITYCENPPLESPI